A DNA window from bacterium contains the following coding sequences:
- the rimO gene encoding 30S ribosomal protein S12 methylthiotransferase RimO, which translates to MGKKVSIISLGCAKNLVDSENILALLGEDKFVITDSYKESDIVIINTCAFIKDAVDESIRVIKKIAEKKNRKKIIVCGCLVQRFKEKIFKIADIDGAIGTGDPGKVFELVKTLKDNKKILLVDDKTFVTSKTYPRLITTFPYAYLKISEGCNNKCNYCLIPYLRGNQRSRKIKDILKEADDLSKSEIKEIVIIAQDTTNYGTDLRYGTNLKELLVEITKYDFKWVRIMYCNPARITGDLIEEISKNEKICKYLDIPLQHSHPEIIKKMGRPVINYNKIIENIRKGIKEVRLRTTFMIGFPGEKEVHFKHLVNFIKENKFDRCGFFKYSREKGTSSFDFDQQIDEEIKDKRLEKVVKIQERISKNKLKNMVGKTYDVLIEKKDGQFYIGRTEYDAPEVDGVVFVSGKNLKLGNFYKVKITSSSAYDISGEVII; encoded by the coding sequence ATGGGAAAAAAGGTCTCTATAATAAGTTTAGGTTGTGCAAAAAATCTTGTTGATTCTGAAAATATACTTGCTTTACTTGGAGAGGATAAATTTGTAATTACTGATTCATATAAAGAAAGTGATATTGTTATTATAAATACTTGTGCTTTTATAAAAGATGCAGTTGATGAATCAATAAGAGTAATAAAAAAAATTGCTGAAAAGAAAAATAGAAAGAAAATTATTGTTTGTGGATGTCTTGTCCAGAGGTTCAAAGAAAAAATCTTCAAAATTGCTGATATTGATGGAGCAATTGGAACAGGGGACCCTGGGAAGGTATTTGAATTGGTCAAAACATTAAAAGATAATAAAAAAATCTTGCTGGTTGATGATAAAACATTTGTAACAAGTAAAACATATCCACGATTGATAACTACATTTCCATATGCTTACTTAAAAATTTCTGAGGGATGTAATAATAAATGTAATTATTGTCTTATACCATATTTAAGAGGAAACCAGAGAAGTAGAAAAATAAAAGATATTTTAAAGGAAGCAGATGACCTATCTAAATCAGAAATAAAAGAAATAGTCATTATTGCACAGGATACAACAAATTATGGAACTGATTTAAGATATGGGACAAATTTAAAAGAGTTATTAGTTGAAATTACAAAATATGATTTTAAATGGGTCAGAATAATGTACTGTAATCCTGCCCGCATTACTGGGGACCTCATTGAAGAAATATCTAAAAATGAAAAAATATGTAAATATCTTGATATCCCTTTACAACATTCTCATCCAGAAATTATCAAAAAAATGGGAAGACCTGTAATTAACTATAATAAAATTATTGAAAACATAAGAAAAGGAATAAAAGAAGTAAGATTAAGAACAACTTTTATGATTGGATTTCCTGGAGAAAAAGAAGTTCATTTCAAGCATCTTGTTAATTTTATAAAAGAAAATAAATTTGATAGATGTGGTTTTTTCAAATATTCAAGAGAGAAAGGAACATCATCTTTTGATTTTGACCAACAAATTGATGAAGAAATAAAAGATAAACGACTTGAAAAAGTAGTTAAAATACAGGAAAGGATTTCTAAAAATAAACTCAAAAATATGGTTGGGAAAACATATGATGTTTTAATTGAAAAAAAAGATGGGCAATTTTATATTGGGAGAACTGAATATGATGCTCCAGAAGTTGATGGGGTTGTATTTGTATCAGGCAAGAATTTAAAATTGGGTAATTTCTATAAAGTAAAAATTACCTCTTCTTCTGCATATGATATTTCTGGTGAAGTTATTATTTAA
- a CDS encoding Xaa-Pro peptidase family protein — protein sequence MNKEISLEVNCERIEKVREFLKKKKGGCFLTFNPSNIFYLTGISEVEGILAITEKKVDLFVPELCFYQAIDSNKNIQIHKYNEDDLINFLDDFKKTFFISTEISYLTYLKISKRTKRQFVPAENIFISLRSIKDEKEIELIKEAKKITEKTLDEIYNFIQKENKFTELDLLGEIKYLLNKNGAESESFEPIVASGIHSSYPHHKAKNKTIEKGEVIVVDIGADFCGYKSDLTNTFFYGDVSDEIKNVYKIVKDVREIATEYIYEKKQKGKIRGKDVHQKAITIFKKYNLEKYFIHSLGHGVGIDIHEKPNLAPGSNDIIEKGNVFTIEPGIYMHKKFGIRLEQMVIL from the coding sequence TTGAATAAAGAGATTTCTTTAGAAGTAAATTGTGAAAGAATAGAAAAAGTCAGGGAATTTCTCAAAAAAAAGAAGGGAGGGTGTTTTTTGACATTTAATCCATCAAACATTTTTTACCTGACGGGAATTTCAGAAGTTGAAGGAATTCTTGCAATAACAGAAAAAAAAGTTGACTTATTTGTTCCTGAATTATGTTTTTATCAGGCAATTGATAGTAATAAAAATATACAAATACATAAATATAATGAAGATGATTTAATAAATTTTCTTGACGATTTCAAAAAAACATTTTTTATATCAACTGAAATTTCTTATTTAACATACTTAAAAATTTCAAAAAGAACAAAAAGACAATTTGTACCTGCTGAAAATATCTTTATTTCATTAAGAAGTATAAAAGATGAAAAAGAAATTGAACTTATAAAAGAAGCAAAGAAAATTACAGAAAAGACTCTTGATGAAATCTATAACTTTATTCAAAAAGAAAATAAATTTACTGAACTTGACCTTCTTGGTGAAATAAAATACCTATTAAATAAAAATGGGGCAGAAAGTGAATCTTTTGAGCCAATTGTTGCTTCTGGTATTCATTCTTCTTACCCACACCATAAAGCAAAAAACAAAACAATAGAAAAAGGGGAAGTAATAGTAGTGGATATAGGAGCAGATTTTTGTGGATATAAAAGTGATTTAACAAATACCTTTTTTTATGGAGATGTTTCTGATGAAATAAAAAATGTATATAAAATTGTAAAAGATGTTAGAGAAATTGCTACTGAATATATTTATGAGAAAAAACAAAAGGGGAAAATAAGGGGTAAAGATGTACACCAGAAAGCAATCACTATTTTCAAAAAATATAATTTAGAAAAATATTTTATTCATTCATTGGGGCATGGAGTTGGAATTGATATTCATGAAAAACCAAATCTTGCGCCTGGAAGTAATGATATAATTGAAAAAGGGAATGTTTTTACAATTGAGCCAGGAATTTATATGCATAAGAAATTTGGTATTCGTCTTGAACAAATGGTAATCCTATAA
- a CDS encoding helix-turn-helix transcriptional regulator: protein MKIEKDKINVLLKETREKKGIGIDEIIENTRIPQKYIKIIEDGQWEKFPSQTYLLGYLKIYCEYLNIKKEIIDTILSEFKQENKKEKEVIKEEKKDNVEQKREKILLIILPLIFFSIYFFTLYILSDISSNL, encoded by the coding sequence ATGAAAATAGAGAAAGATAAAATAAATGTTTTATTGAAAGAAACAAGAGAAAAAAAGGGAATTGGGATTGATGAAATAATTGAGAACACAAGGATTCCACAAAAATACATTAAAATAATAGAAGATGGACAATGGGAAAAATTCCCAAGTCAAACTTATTTACTTGGTTATTTAAAAATTTATTGTGAATATCTTAATATTAAAAAAGAAATAATTGATACAATTTTATCTGAATTTAAACAGGAAAATAAAAAGGAAAAAGAGGTAATAAAAGAAGAGAAAAAGGATAATGTAGAACAGAAAAGGGAAAAAATCCTTTTAATAATTCTCCCCTTAATTTTCTTCTCAATATATTTCTTCACTCTTTACATTCTTTCCGATATAAGTTCAAATTTATAA
- the argS gene encoding arginine--tRNA ligase, translating into MKKIKKRIEEGIKKVIEEISNKVIDVDVFPSEKENFGDFTTNIVFKLGNDYAEKIREKILPIVSDIVEKIEIKNNYINFFVSKNVYFNFLKELVKAGKDVLKSEIGRGENVLIEFVSANPTGPLTIAHGRQASFGEALSRIMKFANFSVVKEFYINDSGKQIDLLGESLKARYYQLKGEEKYTIPEEGYHGEYLIQLAKEIKEEKVDDEFFKKFAYERILEEIKRDLRNFGVEFDSWVNESIFIKERKVDKIINELKEKGYIYFKDGSWWFKSSIFGDDKDRVIIKSDGTYTYLATDIAYHKYKIERNFSILINIVGPDHHGYIPRMKAAVQAMGFEPEKLKFLIVQLTTLYKGKEKLSMSTRKGEFISLKQLIDEVGPDASKFFFLFRKVDSHLDFDIELAKKQSTENPVFYLQYAYVRIKHILNFAESKNITIGKTEFDPDYLKEEEELILLKKMWKFPDIIESVVKTYGVHLLCEYLLNLAKIFHSYYHKYRVVGEDKKTTESRLFLIKGLYTIFSLSLDLLNISLLEEM; encoded by the coding sequence ATGAAGAAAATAAAGAAAAGAATTGAAGAAGGCATAAAAAAAGTTATAGAAGAAATTTCAAATAAAGTAATTGATGTTGATGTATTCCCGTCAGAAAAAGAAAACTTCGGAGATTTTACAACTAATATTGTTTTTAAACTTGGCAATGACTATGCAGAAAAAATAAGAGAAAAAATATTACCAATAGTATCAGATATAGTTGAGAAAATTGAAATTAAAAATAACTATATAAACTTCTTTGTCTCAAAAAATGTTTATTTTAACTTTTTAAAAGAACTCGTTAAAGCAGGGAAAGATGTTTTAAAATCTGAAATCGGAAGGGGAGAAAATGTTTTAATTGAATTTGTGAGCGCAAACCCAACAGGCCCTTTAACAATTGCTCATGGAAGACAGGCATCTTTTGGAGAGGCACTTTCAAGGATTATGAAATTTGCTAATTTTTCTGTTGTAAAAGAGTTTTATATAAATGATAGTGGAAAACAAATTGACCTTTTAGGAGAGTCATTGAAGGCAAGATATTATCAATTAAAAGGAGAAGAAAAATACACAATACCTGAAGAGGGATATCATGGAGAATATCTTATTCAGTTAGCAAAAGAAATAAAAGAAGAAAAGGTAGATGATGAATTTTTTAAGAAATTTGCTTATGAGAGAATTCTGGAAGAAATAAAAAGAGACCTGAGGAATTTTGGAGTTGAGTTTGATAGTTGGGTAAATGAAAGTATATTTATAAAGGAAAGGAAAGTAGACAAAATAATAAATGAATTAAAAGAAAAAGGCTATATTTATTTTAAAGATGGAAGTTGGTGGTTTAAAAGTTCAATCTTTGGCGATGATAAAGATAGAGTAATTATAAAAAGTGATGGAACCTATACATATCTTGCAACAGATATTGCATATCACAAATATAAGATTGAAAGAAATTTTTCAATACTTATAAATATAGTTGGTCCAGACCATCATGGATATATCCCAAGAATGAAAGCAGCAGTTCAGGCAATGGGTTTTGAGCCAGAAAAACTCAAATTTCTGATAGTTCAACTTACAACTTTATACAAAGGAAAAGAGAAACTATCAATGTCAACAAGAAAAGGAGAATTTATTTCATTGAAACAACTTATAGATGAAGTAGGACCTGATGCATCAAAATTTTTCTTTCTTTTTAGAAAAGTTGATAGTCATCTTGACTTTGATATAGAACTTGCAAAAAAACAATCAACTGAGAATCCTGTCTTTTATCTTCAATATGCTTATGTGAGAATAAAACATATTTTGAATTTTGCAGAAAGTAAAAATATTACAATAGGAAAAACCGAATTTGACCCAGATTATTTAAAAGAGGAAGAAGAGCTCATTTTGCTTAAAAAAATGTGGAAATTTCCTGATATAATTGAAAGTGTGGTGAAAACATACGGAGTTCACCTTTTGTGTGAATATCTTTTAAATTTAGCAAAAATCTTTCATTCTTATTATCACAAATATAGAGTTGTTGGAGAAGATAAAAAAACAACGGAAAGCAGATTGTTCTTAATAAAAGGGTTATATACAATTTTTTCTTTATCACTGGATTTATTGAATATTTCTCTACTTGAAGAGATGTGA
- a CDS encoding DNA translocase FtsK: MKFKDIERWVKGIIVFFIALYLFLSLISFDPFDPTFKFCQIGSPVNTEISHFGGRVGSYIAGLLIFIFGKGAYLLVFLLLFSAYNVIWGEKINFGKKIISIFGIVFVFSIFLSLQTKNFSGGFLGGVFTPYLKEFFGEKGIYLILILLFVVFFGLVYKMFVSPFQFLFARDVFSTTAEGKEMLRKKPVMKKRVIKKNEQGPEIEEKEVQKEKSEQKVIITTKQKNFVLPPVKLLKSDTFPQKETKDDFERYAQVIEETLSEFDIEGEVVQINQGPRVTMFEIQLAPGIPVQKIFKIQDNIAMNLKTTSIRIVAPIPNKSTVGVEVPNREISTVYLKELLVSKEFQKSPSKLTIAIGKDIMGRSVVSDLKIMPHLLIAGATGSGKTVCLNSLITSILYKATPDEVKFILIDPKMVELTLYNGIPHLLCPVVIDIKKAVNVLKWLIQEMERRYKLFSEKRVRNIETYNLQFKEEKIPYVVIVIDELADLMIVAKNEIEQSIIRLAQLSRAAGIHLILATQRPSVNVITGVIKANLPCRISFQVTSKFDSRTILDKIGAEKLLGRGDLLFIPPQSSIPLRIQGSFISDEEIESICNFLKSQSSPQYNMEILEKKLFDETEIEHFSSSSAKLDDDILYQEAKNIVLTTKIASISMLQRRLNIGFNRAAKFVEKMEEEGIVGPYIEGKPRKVLISNENRER; the protein is encoded by the coding sequence ATGAAATTTAAAGATATAGAAAGATGGGTAAAAGGAATAATTGTTTTTTTTATTGCACTTTATCTTTTTCTTTCTCTTATTTCTTTTGACCCATTTGACCCGACCTTCAAATTCTGTCAAATTGGTTCTCCAGTTAATACAGAAATATCACATTTTGGGGGTAGAGTAGGTTCATATATTGCAGGGCTCCTGATTTTCATTTTTGGTAAAGGGGCTTATTTACTTGTTTTTCTCCTTCTTTTTTCTGCCTATAATGTTATTTGGGGAGAAAAAATAAATTTCGGGAAAAAAATTATAAGCATATTTGGTATTGTTTTTGTTTTTTCAATTTTTTTATCTTTACAAACAAAAAATTTTTCAGGTGGTTTTTTAGGAGGTGTTTTCACACCTTATTTGAAGGAATTTTTTGGTGAAAAAGGAATTTATTTAATCCTTATTCTTTTATTCGTTGTTTTCTTTGGTCTGGTATATAAAATGTTTGTTTCCCCTTTTCAGTTTCTTTTTGCAAGAGATGTTTTCTCAACAACAGCAGAAGGTAAAGAAATGTTGAGAAAAAAACCAGTAATGAAAAAAAGAGTGATAAAGAAAAATGAACAGGGGCCAGAAATAGAAGAAAAAGAAGTTCAAAAAGAAAAAAGTGAACAAAAAGTTATTATTACAACTAAACAGAAAAATTTTGTTCTTCCGCCTGTTAAACTTTTAAAATCAGATACTTTTCCTCAGAAAGAAACAAAAGATGATTTTGAAAGGTATGCTCAGGTAATTGAAGAAACACTTTCTGAGTTTGATATTGAAGGAGAAGTTGTCCAGATCAACCAGGGTCCAAGGGTAACAATGTTTGAAATTCAATTAGCACCTGGTATTCCAGTTCAAAAAATATTTAAAATACAGGACAACATAGCAATGAATCTAAAGACAACTTCAATCCGTATTGTTGCTCCTATACCAAATAAATCAACAGTTGGAGTTGAAGTGCCGAATAGAGAAATATCAACTGTTTATTTAAAAGAATTACTTGTCAGTAAAGAGTTTCAAAAAAGCCCATCAAAACTGACAATTGCAATTGGAAAAGATATTATGGGTAGAAGTGTCGTTTCTGACCTTAAAATTATGCCACATCTTTTAATTGCAGGAGCAACTGGTTCTGGAAAAACAGTTTGTCTTAATTCTCTTATAACATCAATTCTTTATAAAGCAACTCCTGATGAAGTTAAGTTTATACTTATTGACCCAAAAATGGTTGAACTTACCCTATATAATGGAATTCCACATCTTTTATGTCCAGTTGTTATAGATATTAAAAAAGCAGTCAATGTTTTAAAATGGTTAATACAGGAAATGGAGAGGAGATACAAACTTTTTTCAGAAAAAAGAGTTAGAAATATAGAGACATATAATTTACAGTTCAAGGAAGAAAAAATACCTTATGTAGTCATTGTAATAGATGAACTTGCAGACCTTATGATTGTTGCTAAAAATGAAATTGAACAAAGTATTATCAGATTGGCTCAACTTTCAAGAGCAGCAGGTATTCATCTTATTCTTGCAACACAAAGGCCTTCTGTAAATGTAATTACAGGTGTCATAAAAGCAAATTTACCCTGTAGGATTTCTTTCCAGGTAACCTCAAAATTTGATTCAAGGACAATACTTGATAAAATTGGTGCAGAAAAACTTCTTGGCAGAGGCGACCTTTTATTTATTCCTCCTCAGAGTTCTATTCCATTAAGGATTCAGGGCAGTTTTATTTCAGATGAAGAAATTGAAAGTATATGTAATTTCCTTAAAAGTCAAAGTAGCCCACAATATAATATGGAAATTCTTGAAAAAAAATTATTTGATGAAACAGAAATAGAACATTTCTCTTCATCCTCTGCAAAATTAGATGATGATATCCTTTATCAAGAAGCAAAAAATATTGTATTAACAACAAAGATTGCTTCAATTTCTATGTTACAAAGAAGATTAAATATAGGATTTAATAGAGCAGCAAAATTTGTTGAGAAAATGGAAGAAGAAGGAATTGTTGGACCATATATTGAAGGTAAGCCAAGAAAAGTACTAATTTCTAATGAAAATAGAGAAAGATAA
- the argF gene encoding ornithine carbamoyltransferase: protein MGKRDFLSILDLSKEEIFKIFDLSKMYKSKWARREIENILRGRTIGLIFNKPSTRTRTSFEVAICSLGGNTIYLEESNIQISRGETIKDTSNVLSKYLDGLVIRTYSHSEVEEFAKWCNFPVINALTDLLHPCQILSDYFTIFEKFGKLSGLKLTYIGDGNNVCNSLILGGDLLGVEVRVICPDDYMPSEKILKMVKNKIRISNNPYDFIEDTDILYTDTWISMGDEKEKEKRLEIFKKYQVNSKLIAKIKTDFIFMHCLPAHRNWEVTDEIIDGKNSIVYTQAENRLHCQKGLLHFLYSFYKP from the coding sequence ATGGGGAAAAGGGATTTTTTAAGTATATTGGATTTAAGTAAAGAAGAAATTTTTAAAATATTTGACCTATCTAAAATGTATAAAAGTAAATGGGCAAGGAGAGAAATAGAAAATATTTTAAGAGGCAGAACTATTGGACTAATTTTTAATAAGCCCTCAACAAGAACAAGAACATCTTTTGAAGTTGCAATTTGCTCCTTAGGTGGTAATACAATATATTTAGAAGAAAGCAACATTCAAATATCACGCGGAGAAACAATAAAAGACACCTCAAATGTCCTGTCTAAATATTTAGATGGGCTTGTTATAAGAACTTATAGTCATAGTGAAGTTGAAGAATTTGCAAAATGGTGTAATTTTCCGGTTATAAATGCTTTAACTGACCTTCTTCATCCCTGCCAGATTTTATCTGATTACTTTACAATATTTGAAAAATTCGGGAAACTTTCAGGACTAAAACTTACTTACATTGGAGATGGAAATAATGTGTGTAATTCATTAATTCTTGGTGGTGATTTACTTGGAGTGGAAGTAAGAGTTATTTGTCCTGATGATTATATGCCTTCTGAAAAAATTTTAAAAATGGTAAAAAACAAAATAAGAATTTCAAACAATCCATATGATTTCATTGAAGATACTGATATTTTATATACTGACACATGGATAAGTATGGGAGATGAAAAAGAAAAGGAAAAACGACTGGAAATTTTTAAAAAATACCAGGTTAATAGTAAACTCATTGCAAAAATAAAAACTGACTTTATTTTTATGCATTGTCTTCCTGCTCATCGTAATTGGGAAGTAACTGATGAAATTATAGATGGGAAAAACTCAATTGTTTATACCCAAGCAGAAAACCGACTTCATTGTCAGAAAGGACTTCTCCATTTTCTTTATTCTTTTTACAAACCCTGA
- a CDS encoding aspartate aminotransferase family protein, with translation MEKNQIKQLYEHYVIGCYSREDVVFVRGYGSWLWDINGEKYLDFFPGWAVSGLGHCYPEVVKSITKQAKKLIHLPNNYYHPWQAILAKEIVDISFDGKLFFCNSGAEANEGAIKLSRLYGKEKGKYKIISMENSFHGRTLATVTLTGQKIYNEPFKPLPEGFSYVPFNDFHALKEKIDDKTVSIFIEIIQGEGGINVVDKEYLENVYQLCKEKDVLLVFDEVQTGFGKTGKFFAYQHFGIQPDIMTLAKTLGGGFPIGAMIAKREIADLLVPGTHASTFGGSPLACASAISVIRTIKEKDILERVNKYGKYLKNKLEKLKEKYTCIKKVKGIGLMLAIELEMDGRQFYKLCLNKKLLLNCTHGNVIRIMPSLTVKKKEIDRAVEIMDECFSEMKD, from the coding sequence ATGGAGAAAAACCAGATTAAGCAACTTTATGAACATTATGTAATAGGTTGTTATTCCAGAGAAGATGTTGTATTTGTCAGGGGATATGGTAGTTGGTTATGGGATATAAACGGAGAAAAATATCTTGATTTTTTCCCTGGATGGGCTGTGAGTGGACTTGGACATTGTTATCCAGAAGTTGTAAAAAGTATAACAAAACAGGCAAAAAAACTCATTCATCTTCCAAATAATTATTATCATCCCTGGCAGGCAATTCTTGCAAAAGAAATAGTAGATATTTCTTTTGATGGGAAACTTTTTTTCTGTAATAGTGGGGCAGAAGCAAATGAAGGTGCAATAAAACTTTCCCGGCTATATGGAAAAGAAAAAGGTAAATACAAAATTATTTCAATGGAAAATTCTTTTCATGGAAGAACTCTTGCAACAGTGACATTAACGGGACAAAAGATATATAATGAACCATTTAAACCACTTCCTGAGGGATTTAGTTATGTCCCTTTTAATGATTTCCATGCACTAAAAGAAAAAATTGATGATAAAACTGTATCTATTTTTATTGAAATTATTCAGGGTGAAGGTGGAATAAATGTTGTTGATAAAGAATATCTTGAAAATGTTTATCAATTGTGTAAAGAAAAAGATGTATTACTTGTATTTGATGAAGTACAAACTGGTTTTGGAAAAACTGGAAAATTTTTTGCTTACCAGCATTTTGGAATTCAACCAGATATAATGACCCTTGCAAAGACCTTAGGTGGTGGCTTTCCAATTGGAGCCATGATAGCAAAAAGGGAAATTGCTGACTTATTGGTCCCCGGAACACATGCCTCAACATTTGGAGGCAGTCCCTTGGCCTGTGCATCTGCAATTTCAGTTATAAGAACAATAAAAGAAAAAGATATTCTTGAAAGAGTAAATAAATATGGGAAATATTTGAAAAATAAACTTGAAAAATTGAAAGAAAAATATACTTGTATAAAAAAAGTCAAAGGCATTGGACTTATGCTTGCTATTGAACTTGAAATGGATGGTAGACAATTTTACAAGTTATGTCTAAATAAAAAACTACTTCTTAATTGCACACATGGAAATGTTATAAGAATTATGCCTTCTTTGACTGTAAAGAAAAAAGAAATTGACAGGGCAGTTGAAATTATGGATGAATGTTTTTCTGAAATGAAGGATTAA